A section of the Rhodospirillales bacterium genome encodes:
- a CDS encoding HU family DNA-binding protein: protein MNKTDLVAAVAKSTDLSKTKAEECLNAVLDAITASLKKGNEVKLIGFGTFKVTNRKAQTGRNPRTGAPIKIAASKQPKFAAGKALKDAVNKR, encoded by the coding sequence ATGAACAAGACTGACCTCGTGGCCGCTGTTGCCAAATCGACCGACCTGTCGAAAACCAAAGCCGAAGAGTGCCTGAACGCCGTTCTCGACGCGATCACCGCGTCCCTGAAAAAAGGCAACGAAGTGAAACTGATCGGTTTCGGCACCTTCAAAGTCACGAACCGCAAGGCGCAAACCGGCCGCAACCCGCGTACCGGCGCCCCGATCAAAATCGCCGCCTCCAAGCAGCCGAAATTCGCTGCCGGCAAGGCGCTGAAAGACGCTGTCAACAAGCGCTAA
- the ald gene encoding alanine dehydrogenase, whose protein sequence is MLIGVPKEIKAQENRVGLNPASVAECVHHGHKVLVEAGAGQGIGARDDDYRTAGAEIAADTADVFARAEMIVKVKEPQEAEWKRLRAGQVLFTYLHLAPDPKQARGLMESGCTAIAYETVTGARGGLPLLAPMSEIAGRMAPVMGAFFLQKHKSGLGRLISGVPGVEPAKVLVLGGGVAGFNAARVAVGMGARVSIFEKNPDRIRFLDEYFGTSANVVAASTAKIQHYAPIMDIVIGAVLVPGGAAPKLITNEMLKAMKAGAVLVDIAIDQGGCFESSRITTHDDPVYTVEGVSHYCVANMPGAYPQSSTQALNNATLPYVLALADKGWERACAEDPGLKGGVNVHAGKIVHPAVAEALGFA, encoded by the coding sequence ATGCTTATCGGCGTACCCAAGGAAATCAAGGCACAGGAAAACCGCGTGGGGTTGAACCCCGCAAGCGTGGCCGAATGCGTGCATCACGGGCATAAAGTGCTGGTTGAGGCCGGCGCGGGGCAGGGGATCGGCGCGCGGGACGACGATTACCGCACGGCGGGGGCCGAGATCGCGGCGGACACGGCAGACGTGTTCGCGCGCGCCGAAATGATCGTCAAGGTCAAGGAGCCGCAGGAAGCGGAATGGAAGCGTCTGCGCGCGGGGCAGGTTCTGTTTACCTATCTGCACCTTGCGCCGGACCCGAAACAGGCGCGCGGGCTGATGGAATCCGGCTGCACCGCCATCGCATACGAAACCGTGACGGGCGCACGGGGCGGTTTGCCCCTGTTGGCGCCGATGTCGGAAATCGCGGGGCGCATGGCACCGGTGATGGGGGCGTTCTTTTTGCAAAAGCACAAGAGCGGGTTGGGGCGGCTGATCTCCGGCGTGCCGGGGGTGGAGCCGGCCAAGGTGCTGGTGCTGGGCGGTGGGGTGGCGGGGTTCAACGCCGCGCGCGTCGCCGTGGGCATGGGGGCGCGGGTCAGCATTTTTGAAAAGAACCCCGACCGCATCCGGTTTTTGGACGAATATTTCGGCACATCCGCCAACGTGGTCGCGGCCAGCACCGCCAAAATTCAGCATTACGCCCCGATCATGGATATCGTCATCGGCGCGGTGCTGGTGCCCGGCGGGGCGGCGCCCAAGCTGATCACAAACGAGATGCTGAAAGCCATGAAGGCGGGCGCGGTGCTGGTGGATATCGCCATCGACCAGGGCGGATGTTTTGAAAGTAGCCGTATCACCACGCATGACGACCCGGTCTATACAGTGGAGGGCGTGTCGCATTACTGCGTCGCCAACATGCCGGGGGCGTACCCGCAATCCTCCACGCAGGCGCTGAACAACGCGACGCTGCCTTATGTGCTGGCACTGGCGGACAAGGGGTGGGAACGCGCCTGTGCCGAGGATCCGGGCCTGAAAGGCGGGGTCAACGTCCATGCCGGGAAGATCGTGCATCCCGCCGTGGCCGAAGCCCTTGGGTTTGCCTGA
- a CDS encoding NADH-quinone oxidoreductase subunit C, which produces MVALAAALAGRYAAMISGHEFAQDELILHARRDQIAALLKSLRDDAEAAFTQLIDITAVDRPARPDRFEVVYSLLSMRHNRRVLVKVATDEDTPVPSAAKVFSSSGWLEREVWDMYGIVFEGNDDLRRILTDYGFEGHPLRKDFPLTGFVELRYDTALQRVVYEPVTLQQDFRVFDNLSPWEAMTTMQLPGDEKATKQKIGPVNYRGQNADEDGGAI; this is translated from the coding sequence ATGGTTGCGCTGGCCGCGGCGCTGGCGGGCCGGTACGCGGCCATGATATCGGGCCATGAATTCGCGCAGGACGAACTGATCCTCCACGCGCGGCGCGACCAGATCGCGGCGTTGCTCAAATCCCTGCGCGACGATGCGGAGGCCGCGTTCACGCAGCTGATCGACATTACCGCCGTCGATCGTCCTGCCCGGCCCGACCGGTTCGAGGTGGTGTACAGCCTGCTGTCGATGCGGCACAACCGCCGCGTGCTGGTGAAGGTCGCCACCGACGAGGACACGCCGGTGCCAAGCGCGGCCAAAGTCTTTTCCTCGTCCGGGTGGCTGGAGCGCGAAGTCTGGGACATGTATGGCATCGTGTTCGAAGGCAACGACGATCTGCGCCGCATCCTGACGGATTACGGGTTCGAAGGGCATCCGCTGCGCAAGGATTTTCCGCTGACCGGGTTTGTCGAGCTGCGCTATGACACGGCCCTGCAGCGCGTGGTGTACGAACCCGTGACCCTGCAACAGGATTTCCGCGTGTTCGACAATCTTAGTCCGTGGGAGGCGATGACCACCATGCAGCTTCCGGGCGACGAGAAGGCGACCAAACAGAAAATCGGCCCGGTCAATTACCGTGGACAGAATGCGGACGAAGACGGGGGTGCGATATGA
- a CDS encoding NADH-quinone oxidoreductase subunit B, translating to MSHERDVIIAPHTALKQPNVPVPAIQQDEFAARVAQEVTDKGFVLTQVDKLFDWARTGSMWPMTFGLACCAVEMIHAYMSRYDLDRFGVIPRPSPRQSDVMIVAGTLTNKMAPALRRVYDQMPEPRWVISMGSCANGGGYYHYSYSVVRGCDRIVPVDIYVPGCPPTAEALVYGILQLQKKIQREDTRIVR from the coding sequence ATGAGCCATGAACGCGACGTCATCATTGCCCCGCATACGGCCCTGAAGCAGCCGAACGTTCCGGTGCCCGCGATACAGCAGGACGAATTCGCCGCGCGCGTGGCGCAGGAAGTGACCGACAAGGGATTCGTGCTGACGCAGGTGGACAAGCTGTTCGACTGGGCGCGCACGGGTTCGATGTGGCCGATGACCTTCGGGCTTGCATGCTGTGCTGTCGAAATGATCCATGCCTATATGTCGCGTTACGACCTTGACCGTTTCGGGGTCATCCCGCGTCCCAGCCCGCGCCAGTCTGACGTGATGATCGTGGCGGGCACGCTGACCAACAAGATGGCCCCCGCGCTGCGCCGCGTCTATGACCAGATGCCGGAGCCGCGCTGGGTGATCTCCATGGGGTCGTGCGCCAACGGGGGCGGGTATTACCATTATTCCTATTCCGTGGTGCGCGGGTGCGACCGCATCGTACCGGTGGATATTTACGTGCCCGGCTGCCCGCCGACGGCCGAAGCGCTGGTCTATGGCATTTTGCAATTGCAGAAGAAAATCCAGCGCGAAGATACGAGGATCGTAAGATGA
- a CDS encoding GGDEF domain-containing protein codes for MKQNQESQHSQVQETLAEQMRITERDIAYRKYLLDFTDDDVGFLLQMKEPMSAAAEELVEEYYTSLTANPEVKLVIGDSETLERLKQAMRRYVVELFSGFYDLEYVNKRLRIGRVHKRIGVAARLYLSAVNLLESLICQQIATFPESPAGSKLCQDRTHALHKLMLFDMQLVFDTYISSLEAEVVSARQDLERHARAAEENFNARTQRLQQLSTHDSLTGLLNQQAFFEALHREILVAERNAWPMALIFLDLNGFKAVNDTHGHLEGDRILKQVGNAICETFREVDYCVRYGGDEFAIVMPKALCEQACEACRRLIMRFEDAGNTRGISFSIGIMQTGPAEFHDSETLVRNADALMYRAKEKAHATPDHYVEC; via the coding sequence ATGAAGCAAAATCAAGAAAGCCAGCATTCGCAGGTGCAGGAAACCCTGGCCGAGCAGATGCGGATCACCGAGCGCGACATTGCCTACCGGAAATACCTGCTTGATTTCACCGACGATGACGTTGGCTTCCTTTTGCAGATGAAAGAGCCGATGAGCGCCGCGGCTGAGGAACTTGTCGAAGAGTATTACACATCCCTGACCGCCAATCCCGAAGTGAAGCTGGTCATTGGCGACAGCGAAACGCTTGAACGGCTGAAGCAGGCCATGCGCCGCTATGTTGTGGAGCTGTTCAGCGGGTTTTACGATCTGGAATACGTCAACAAACGGCTTCGGATCGGCAGGGTGCACAAGCGCATCGGGGTCGCCGCCAGATTATATCTTTCCGCGGTCAACCTGCTGGAATCCCTGATCTGCCAGCAGATTGCTACGTTTCCGGAAAGTCCGGCCGGTTCCAAGCTTTGTCAGGATCGCACGCATGCCTTGCACAAGCTGATGTTGTTCGACATGCAGCTGGTCTTCGATACCTATATTTCGTCGCTGGAGGCTGAGGTCGTCAGCGCGCGTCAGGATCTGGAGCGCCATGCCCGCGCGGCGGAGGAGAATTTCAACGCGCGCACCCAACGTCTGCAGCAATTGTCGACGCATGACAGCCTGACCGGGCTTTTGAACCAGCAGGCGTTTTTTGAAGCCCTGCACCGGGAGATTCTGGTGGCGGAGCGCAATGCCTGGCCGATGGCGCTGATCTTCCTTGATCTCAATGGTTTCAAGGCCGTCAACGATACGCATGGCCACCTCGAGGGCGACCGGATTTTAAAGCAGGTAGGGAACGCCATATGCGAAACGTTCCGCGAGGTCGATTACTGCGTGCGCTATGGCGGCGACGAATTCGCCATCGTCATGCCCAAAGCCCTTTGCGAGCAGGCCTGCGAGGCGTGCCGACGCCTGATCATGCGTTTCGAGGACGCGGGCAATACCAGGGGAATCAGTTTTTCAATCGGCATCATGCAGACCGGTCCTGCCGAATTCCACGATTCGGAAACGCTGGTGAGAAACGCCGACGCCCTGATGTACCGCGCCAAGGAAAAGGCGCATGCCACACCCGATCATTACGTCGAGTGTTGA
- a CDS encoding ATP-dependent Clp protease proteolytic subunit, with amino-acid sequence MDLVPMVVEVTNRGERAYDIFSRLLKERIIFLTGGVHDHVASLICAQLLFLESENPTKDIAFYINSPGGVVTSAFAMMDTMNYVKCNVATLCIGQAASAGSLLLTCGEKGKRYCLPNSRVMVHQPSGGAQGMASDIEIQAREILKLREKLNGIYVQQTGQKLSAIEKAMDRDTFMSAEESKNFGLIDHVIASRSDMPKAEEKK; translated from the coding sequence ATGGATCTTGTCCCGATGGTGGTGGAAGTCACCAATCGCGGCGAGCGCGCCTATGACATCTTTTCCCGCTTGCTCAAGGAGCGCATCATCTTCCTGACCGGCGGCGTGCACGACCATGTGGCCAGCTTGATCTGCGCCCAGCTTCTGTTTCTGGAATCGGAAAACCCGACCAAGGACATCGCGTTTTACATCAACTCGCCGGGCGGGGTTGTGACCTCGGCCTTCGCGATGATGGACACGATGAACTACGTCAAGTGCAACGTCGCCACGCTGTGTATCGGGCAGGCGGCATCGGCCGGCTCGCTTCTGCTGACTTGCGGAGAGAAGGGCAAACGCTACTGTCTGCCCAATTCCCGCGTCATGGTGCACCAGCCGTCCGGCGGGGCGCAGGGCATGGCCTCGGATATCGAGATTCAGGCGCGCGAGATTCTCAAGCTGCGCGAAAAGCTCAACGGCATTTACGTCCAGCAGACGGGGCAGAAGCTTTCGGCCATTGAAAAGGCGATGGACCGCGATACCTTCATGTCCGCCGAAGAATCCAAGAATTTCGGCCTGATCGACCATGTCATCGCGTCGCGTTCCGACATGCCGAAGGCAGAAGAAAAGAAATAG
- a CDS encoding NADH-quinone oxidoreductase subunit A, with product MSESQSPIQAASTLFASSSFLADYFPILVFLAIAAGLGVAMLIGSWLAGKQRPDANKLAAYECGFDAFDDARHKFDVRFYLVSILFIIFDLEIAFLFPWAVTLKDIGMPGFWSMVVFLGVLTVGFVYEWKKGALDWE from the coding sequence ATGTCCGAGTCCCAATCGCCAATCCAAGCCGCCTCGACCTTGTTCGCATCGTCTTCCTTTCTGGCCGATTATTTTCCCATACTGGTGTTTCTGGCGATTGCCGCCGGTCTGGGCGTCGCCATGCTGATCGGTTCGTGGCTGGCGGGCAAGCAACGTCCGGACGCCAACAAGCTGGCCGCCTATGAATGCGGGTTCGACGCGTTCGACGACGCGCGGCACAAATTCGACGTGCGGTTTTATCTGGTGTCGATTTTGTTCATCATTTTCGATCTTGAAATCGCGTTCCTGTTCCCGTGGGCGGTGACGCTCAAGGATATCGGGATGCCGGGTTTCTGGTCGATGGTGGTGTTTCTGGGCGTTCTGACCGTCGGATTCGTCTATGAATGGAAAAAAGGCGCGCTGGACTGGGAATAG
- the lon gene encoding endopeptidase La, which translates to MSHDQDKAGEAAGTASASNAPVMAILPLRDIVVFPHMIVPLFVGRERSVKALEHVMQGDKQVLLLTQKTPSEDDPRADDVYRMGTTGTILQLLKLPDGTVKVLVEGVRRARVVEFTPRTEFLEAHVEPVIVETGDTEELRVLARTAAEQFEEYVKLNKKIPPEVIVSVNQITEPDRMADTIASHLALKIDDKQKLLETMSAGARFDSILGHIEDEIGVMQVEKRIRGRVKRQMEKSQREYYLNEQLKAIQKELNDGEDGVDEVGEIEKKIVELRLSKEAKAKAQNELKKLKQMSPMSAEATVVRNYLDWLLGVPWGKKSKVLKDLRKAKQILDKDHYGLEKVKERILEYLAVQQRKGKVKGPILCLVGPPGVGKTSLGQSIAKATGRNFVRMSLGGVRDESEIRGHRRTYIGALPGKVVQGMKKAKTINPLFLLDEIDKLGSDWRGDPSSALLEVLDPEQNHNFNDHYLEIDYDLSDVMFICTANSLRMPQPLLDRMEIIRLSGYTEDEKLGIVRQHLLDKQMKAAGLSKSEFSITDDAVRDLIRYYTREAGVRSLERELANLARKAIKDILMARRTSLRVTAANLGKYAGVRKYRYGEVEEQDRVGVVTGLAWTETGGDLLSIEAVTMPGKDGKVTMTGSLQDVMKESIVVAEMLIKSRSDQFGVDYAKLQKQQIHVHVPDGATPKDGPSAGAAMVTAIVSSLTGIPVRRDIAMTGEINLRGYVTAIGGLKEKLLAALRGGIKKVLIPEENEKDLQDIPANVKKGLEIVPVTSIDQVLAHALTSIPTPIARKPESDIAQDAPQAAENGASDVIHH; encoded by the coding sequence ATGAGCCACGATCAAGACAAGGCGGGCGAAGCCGCCGGGACAGCGTCCGCATCCAATGCGCCGGTGATGGCGATTCTGCCTTTGCGCGACATCGTCGTGTTTCCGCACATGATCGTGCCTCTGTTCGTCGGGCGCGAGCGTTCGGTCAAGGCGCTTGAACATGTCATGCAGGGCGACAAGCAGGTTTTGCTGTTGACCCAGAAAACCCCGTCCGAGGACGACCCACGTGCGGATGATGTGTACCGCATGGGGACGACCGGAACGATCCTGCAGCTGCTCAAGCTGCCGGACGGCACGGTCAAGGTGTTGGTGGAGGGCGTGCGGCGCGCGCGCGTGGTCGAATTTACCCCGCGCACCGAATTTCTTGAGGCGCATGTCGAGCCGGTGATCGTGGAAACAGGCGATACCGAGGAACTGCGCGTGCTGGCGCGTACGGCCGCCGAGCAGTTCGAGGAATACGTCAAGCTGAACAAAAAAATTCCGCCGGAAGTCATCGTTTCGGTCAACCAGATTACCGAGCCGGACCGGATGGCGGATACCATCGCGTCGCATCTGGCGCTGAAGATCGACGACAAGCAGAAGCTGCTGGAGACGATGTCGGCGGGGGCGCGATTCGATTCGATCCTTGGCCATATCGAGGACGAGATCGGCGTCATGCAGGTGGAAAAACGCATCCGCGGCCGCGTCAAGCGCCAGATGGAGAAATCGCAGCGCGAGTATTATCTGAACGAGCAACTCAAGGCGATTCAGAAGGAATTGAACGACGGCGAAGACGGCGTCGACGAGGTCGGCGAGATCGAGAAGAAGATCGTCGAGCTGCGCCTGTCGAAAGAGGCCAAAGCCAAGGCGCAGAACGAGCTTAAAAAGCTCAAGCAAATGTCGCCGATGTCGGCCGAGGCGACGGTGGTGCGCAATTATCTGGACTGGCTTCTGGGCGTGCCGTGGGGCAAGAAATCGAAGGTCCTTAAAGACCTTCGCAAGGCCAAGCAGATTTTGGACAAGGACCATTACGGGCTTGAAAAGGTCAAGGAGCGCATCCTTGAATACCTTGCCGTGCAACAACGCAAGGGCAAGGTGAAGGGGCCGATTTTGTGCCTTGTCGGCCCGCCGGGCGTGGGCAAGACCTCGCTGGGGCAGTCCATCGCCAAGGCGACGGGGCGTAATTTCGTGCGCATGTCGCTGGGCGGCGTGCGGGACGAATCGGAAATTCGTGGGCACCGGCGCACCTATATCGGCGCGCTGCCGGGCAAGGTCGTGCAGGGCATGAAAAAGGCCAAGACGATCAACCCGCTGTTCCTTCTGGACGAAATCGACAAGCTTGGCTCCGACTGGCGCGGGGACCCGTCCTCGGCGTTGCTCGAAGTTCTGGACCCTGAACAGAACCACAATTTCAACGATCATTACCTTGAAATCGACTACGACCTTTCGGACGTGATGTTCATCTGCACCGCGAACTCGTTGCGGATGCCGCAACCCTTGCTGGATCGGATGGAGATCATCCGTCTGTCGGGATACACCGAGGATGAAAAACTCGGCATCGTGCGTCAGCATTTGCTGGACAAGCAGATGAAGGCGGCGGGGCTTTCAAAAAGCGAGTTTTCGATCACCGACGACGCTGTGCGCGACCTGATCCGCTATTACACGCGCGAGGCGGGCGTGCGCTCGCTGGAGCGCGAGTTGGCCAACCTTGCGCGCAAGGCGATCAAGGATATCCTGATGGCGCGGCGCACCAGCCTGCGCGTGACTGCCGCGAATCTGGGCAAATATGCCGGGGTGCGCAAATACCGCTACGGCGAGGTGGAGGAGCAGGACCGCGTCGGCGTCGTTACCGGTCTGGCCTGGACCGAAACCGGCGGCGATCTGCTGTCGATCGAGGCGGTCACCATGCCCGGCAAGGACGGCAAGGTCACCATGACCGGCAGTCTGCAGGACGTGATGAAGGAATCGATCGTGGTTGCCGAGATGTTGATCAAATCGCGTTCGGATCAGTTCGGCGTGGATTACGCGAAGTTGCAAAAACAGCAGATCCACGTCCACGTTCCGGATGGCGCAACGCCAAAGGATGGGCCGTCCGCAGGGGCGGCGATGGTCACCGCGATCGTGTCGTCGTTGACCGGAATCCCGGTGCGGCGCGACATTGCGATGACAGGCGAAATCAACCTGCGCGGGTATGTCACCGCGATCGGCGGGTTGAAGGAAAAGCTTCTGGCCGCGCTGCGCGGGGGCATCAAAAAGGTCCTGATTCCCGAGGAAAACGAGAAGGATCTGCAGGACATCCCCGCCAACGTCAAAAAAGGTTTGGAAATCGTGCCGGTCACCAGCATCGATCAGGTTCTCGCCCATGCGTTGACGTCGATTCCGACGCCTATTGCGCGCAAGCCCGAATCGGATATAGCGCAGGATGCCCCACAGGCCGCAGAAAACGGGGCTTCAGACGTGATTCATCATTGA